The region TGGAGTTCGGTGCCACCGACATCGTCACCGAGCGCGGCGAGGAGGGCGTCGCCCGCGTCAAGGAGCTGACGAACGGCATAGGCGCCGACTCGGTCCTGGAGTGCGTCGGCACCCAGGAGTCGATGCACCAGGCCCTGCAGTCCGCACGCCCGGGTGGCAACGTCGGCTTCGTCGGCATGCCTCACGGCGTGCAGATCGACGGCCAGGAACTCTTCTTCTCCCACGTCGGTCTACGCGGCGGCCCTGCGCCCGTGCGCGCCTACCTTCCCGACCTGATCGACCGCGTCGTCAGCGGCCGTATCAACCCGGGCAAGGTCTTCGACCTCACCCTGCCCCTGGACGAGGTCGCCGAAGGCTACAAGGCCATGGACGAGCGCCGCGCCATCAAGGCGCTGCTGCGTCCGTGACATGAAGCCCGGCGGTGGTGGGTGCGGGATGAGCCGTGCCCACCACCGCCGCCACCACCGAGCGGTGAGCGCCCGCCCACCGCAGCCCAGCAGAAACGGACCGACCGCCATGACCAGCGAGGCGATCGCCACCGTCGAGGCGTACTTCAAGGCGCTCGATACGCGCGACATGGAACGGATCCTCCCCCACTTCGCTCCCGATGCCACCTGGACGATCCCCGGTGATCCGGCCCTGACGCCATGGGCTGGGCGCCGCAGCGGGCCGGAGGAGATCCGGCAGTCTCTCGCCGCGTTCTTCGCGGCCGTCGAGCCGCTCGCATGTGAGCTGCGCTCCTTGGTG is a window of Streptomyces sp. NBC_00271 DNA encoding:
- a CDS encoding nuclear transport factor 2 family protein, with translation MTSEAIATVEAYFKALDTRDMERILPHFAPDATWTIPGDPALTPWAGRRSGPEEIRQSLAAFFAAVEPLACELRSLVETDGQVLVPGRYASRFHPSGQVLESEMILRFTIADGLITDYRDFEDSLGITRSYLGAPLTPGPA